The Pedobacter roseus genome contains a region encoding:
- a CDS encoding LacI family DNA-binding transcriptional regulator — protein sequence MREKRLSITDIARQLGTSTTTVSFVINGKAREKNISQVLIDRVEHLVSELNYQPNALAKSFRTGKTMTIGFIVDEISQPFFSGIAKYIDEKASAHGYNILFSSTKNSKKRGGEVLQVFNERHVDAFIIALPNGLENEVKEVIGGDVPVVLFDRYISGFESDYVLIDNESSAAEATQHLIDSGYKEIAFVTIETDQSQMLDRTKGYERAIVIAGLNPIVKRINYEGKPESVAEIAAFLQQNNQIDAVVFACNYLSMDGLDAMRQLNLKIGENIAMVSFDDLEVFKYFMPSITAIAQPLEEIADQIMEILMYRLTNNTNKNKIKAVLTTQMEIRDSSQFKKTSDEVQPEALTVGK from the coding sequence GTGAGAGAAAAAAGGTTATCCATAACTGATATTGCCAGGCAATTGGGAACTTCAACTACAACGGTTTCATTTGTGATTAACGGGAAGGCAAGGGAGAAAAATATCAGTCAGGTACTGATTGATAGGGTGGAACACCTGGTTTCAGAATTGAATTATCAGCCAAATGCCTTAGCCAAAAGTTTCCGCACCGGTAAAACCATGACGATTGGTTTTATTGTTGACGAAATCTCTCAGCCTTTTTTCTCGGGCATTGCAAAATATATCGATGAGAAGGCATCTGCTCACGGTTATAATATTCTCTTCAGTAGTACCAAAAACAGTAAAAAAAGAGGAGGAGAGGTATTGCAGGTTTTTAATGAAAGGCATGTGGATGCTTTTATCATTGCCCTGCCTAACGGACTTGAAAATGAAGTAAAGGAAGTGATTGGCGGTGATGTACCTGTGGTGTTGTTTGACCGGTATATTTCAGGTTTTGAAAGCGATTACGTATTAATCGATAATGAAAGTAGCGCAGCCGAAGCCACTCAGCACCTGATTGACAGCGGTTATAAAGAAATTGCCTTTGTAACGATAGAAACCGATCAATCGCAGATGTTAGACCGCACAAAAGGTTATGAGAGAGCCATTGTTATCGCAGGACTAAACCCGATTGTTAAACGTATTAATTATGAGGGAAAACCGGAAAGTGTGGCCGAAATTGCCGCCTTCCTGCAGCAGAACAATCAAATTGATGCCGTTGTTTTTGCCTGTAATTACCTAAGTATGGATGGTTTAGACGCGATGCGGCAGCTCAACCTTAAAATAGGTGAAAATATAGCCATGGTTTCGTTTGATGACCTGGAGGTCTTTAAATATTTTATGCCATCTATAACAGCAATAGCACAGCCACTTGAAGAAATTGCTGATCAGATTATGGAGATTTTGATGTACCGGTTAACCAATAACACCAATAAAAATAAAATAAAAGCGGTACTAACTACCCAGATGGAAATACGCGATTCGTCGCAGTTTAAAAAAACATCAGATGAGGTTCAACCAGAAGCCCTAACGGTCGGTAAATAA
- a CDS encoding DJ-1/PfpI family protein — MDKKINVAVLIYPGVELIDMNGPLDVFVKTNRYNQDKYHVFTVAESAKKIKSERLVVNITPDFTLKNCPQPYIIVIPGQIMPEGSTLSFGSGSDKLIKWIIGKAKNPEIVIMSVCIGVYILAKTGLLSKKNATTHWAAIEDIQKEYPDINFIKNERYVADGNYVTTGGVTSGIDGALYLIEKLDGAKIAQEVADIMVYNRDAPLPPDTILP, encoded by the coding sequence ATGGATAAAAAAATAAATGTGGCTGTCCTAATATATCCGGGTGTTGAACTGATCGATATGAACGGCCCGCTCGACGTATTTGTAAAAACAAACCGTTATAACCAGGATAAATACCACGTATTCACCGTTGCAGAATCTGCTAAAAAAATCAAAAGTGAACGTTTAGTTGTCAACATTACACCCGACTTTACGTTAAAAAATTGTCCTCAGCCCTATATTATCGTTATTCCAGGCCAGATTATGCCCGAAGGTAGTACCTTATCTTTTGGCAGTGGCTCGGATAAACTGATCAAATGGATTATCGGGAAAGCCAAAAATCCGGAGATTGTGATCATGTCAGTTTGTATTGGTGTTTATATTCTGGCAAAAACAGGATTGCTCAGCAAAAAGAATGCAACCACCCACTGGGCTGCAATTGAAGATATCCAGAAGGAATATCCTGATATCAATTTTATCAAAAATGAGCGGTATGTAGCAGATGGCAATTACGTAACAACTGGCGGTGTTACTTCAGGGATCGATGGCGCACTTTACCTTATCGAAAAATTAGATGGTGCTAAAATTGCACAGGAAGTGGCCGATATCATGGTTTACAACCGTGATGCACCATTACCACCTGATACGATTTTACCCTAA
- the uxuA gene encoding mannonate dehydratase yields the protein MKKLEQTWRWYGPNDPVTLQDVKQAGATGIVTALHHIPHGEVWPLEDIKERKAIIEAAGLTWSVVESVPVHEAIKTRRADAGKFIENYKTSLKNLSACGIKTVCYNFMPVLDWTRTQLDLEMTDGSKALYFNWIDLAIFDLYILKRDDAEADYSDAILQRAKDKHATLSEQDLVDLRINVLMGIPNEKEIELETLRNSINEYKAIGTQGLKENLKYFLSSIAEVCTEEGIKMTIHPDDPPYAILGLPRIASTLEDFNYIIKAVDQPFNGVCFCTGSLGAGVDNNALEIFNAVKERVYFAHLRNVKKDEDGSFYEADHLGGDVNMYEIMKALTAENALRNIPIPFRPDHGHQMLDDLAKQTNPGYSAIGRLRGLAELRGLEIGVTGNY from the coding sequence ATGAAAAAATTAGAACAAACCTGGCGTTGGTATGGACCTAACGATCCGGTTACCTTGCAAGATGTTAAACAGGCGGGTGCTACAGGTATTGTAACCGCACTGCACCATATTCCACATGGCGAAGTTTGGCCACTAGAAGATATTAAAGAAAGAAAAGCCATTATTGAAGCCGCCGGCTTAACCTGGTCGGTGGTAGAAAGTGTGCCTGTGCACGAAGCGATTAAAACCCGCAGGGCAGATGCAGGTAAATTTATTGAAAACTATAAAACTTCACTTAAAAATCTTTCTGCTTGTGGCATAAAAACCGTGTGCTACAATTTTATGCCGGTACTCGACTGGACGCGTACACAGCTGGATCTCGAAATGACCGATGGATCGAAAGCCCTTTATTTCAACTGGATCGATCTGGCTATTTTTGATCTTTACATCCTGAAAAGGGACGATGCCGAAGCCGATTATTCAGATGCTATCTTGCAAAGAGCCAAAGATAAACATGCTACTTTATCAGAGCAGGATCTGGTTGATCTTCGCATTAATGTGCTGATGGGAATTCCTAATGAAAAGGAAATAGAATTAGAAACCCTCCGCAATAGCATTAACGAATACAAGGCTATCGGTACACAGGGTTTAAAAGAAAACTTAAAGTATTTCCTGTCTTCCATTGCTGAGGTTTGTACCGAAGAAGGTATTAAAATGACCATCCATCCTGATGATCCTCCTTATGCCATTTTGGGTTTGCCCCGGATTGCAAGTACATTGGAAGATTTTAACTACATTATTAAAGCGGTGGATCAACCTTTTAACGGCGTTTGCTTTTGTACGGGTTCTTTAGGGGCTGGGGTAGATAATAATGCATTGGAGATTTTTAATGCAGTAAAAGAGCGTGTATATTTTGCGCACTTACGTAATGTGAAGAAAGATGAAGATGGCAGTTTTTACGAAGCCGACCATTTAGGTGGTGATGTAAACATGTACGAAATCATGAAAGCGCTAACTGCAGAAAATGCTTTACGCAATATACCCATTCCTTTCAGGCCAGACCATGGGCATCAGATGTTAGATGACCTTGCTAAACAAACCAATCCAGGCTATTCGGCAATTGGCCGTTTGCGTGGGCTGGCAGAGTTGCGTGGTCTCGAAATTGGTGTTACAGGAAATTATTAG
- a CDS encoding FAD-dependent oxidoreductase, with translation MKTENYDVIVIGGGAIGLATACQLGKRKASTLVLEQFTFVNQLGSSAGVSRQFRIPYPDEYMVQMALDAQPYWDELEKETGTSLLDKVGTLWFGDPTVHSTEGNIAEAEAALKALNVPYTTLTAKEIEEKYHFKNLPETYTGLFQPDGASINFKAAIEALLNLCKKEETVQLEENSPVLKINQIGELFEIETPNGIYITKKLSIIPGPYINSVINLLDFKIEATYWNMSSAYFKKTDPNIQYPTWFVFQNAIGENGNQFYGFPSVDWDHPEYIRVAPDFVIEPIEEPSDRTLIPNPQELGYTAEWVKEHMTGLSTEPEYTSTCLIALSKIPNKELLIDFAPKYVPNHQNIVLYATGWAAKFTPFLGKVMADLVLDGHTDFDISPFQLGYKYFKAF, from the coding sequence ATGAAAACAGAAAACTACGATGTAATCGTTATTGGCGGAGGCGCCATAGGCTTAGCTACGGCCTGTCAGCTCGGCAAGCGAAAGGCTTCCACACTGGTACTCGAACAATTTACTTTCGTAAACCAGTTGGGCAGCTCAGCAGGGGTATCGCGCCAGTTCCGGATTCCTTATCCGGATGAATATATGGTACAGATGGCTTTAGATGCGCAGCCCTACTGGGACGAACTGGAAAAGGAAACCGGCACATCCTTATTGGATAAAGTAGGGACACTCTGGTTTGGAGATCCTACAGTACACTCAACCGAAGGCAATATTGCTGAAGCAGAAGCCGCGCTAAAAGCCTTAAATGTTCCATACACTACGCTTACGGCAAAAGAAATTGAAGAAAAATACCACTTTAAAAATTTACCTGAAACCTATACCGGATTGTTCCAGCCAGATGGCGCCAGCATCAATTTCAAAGCCGCCATCGAAGCGCTTTTGAACCTTTGCAAAAAAGAAGAAACCGTTCAGTTAGAAGAAAATTCACCGGTGCTTAAGATTAACCAGATTGGTGAACTTTTCGAAATTGAAACCCCGAATGGCATTTACATCACTAAAAAACTGTCGATTATCCCCGGTCCCTACATCAACAGTGTAATCAACCTGCTCGATTTCAAAATAGAAGCAACTTATTGGAACATGTCATCCGCTTATTTTAAAAAAACTGATCCCAATATACAATACCCAACCTGGTTTGTATTCCAAAATGCAATAGGCGAAAATGGCAATCAATTTTATGGTTTCCCTTCGGTAGACTGGGACCATCCTGAATACATCCGCGTGGCACCCGATTTCGTGATCGAACCCATTGAAGAACCCAGCGACAGAACCTTGATTCCAAATCCGCAAGAATTGGGTTATACAGCTGAATGGGTAAAAGAACACATGACAGGTTTGAGCACCGAGCCAGAATATACTTCAACCTGTTTAATTGCCCTTAGTAAAATCCCGAACAAAGAACTGCTGATCGATTTTGCGCCCAAATATGTGCCAAACCACCAAAACATTGTGTTATACGCCACAGGATGGGCAGCGAAATTTACCCCTTTCTTAGGGAAAGTTATGGCCGATCTGGTATTAGACGGACACACCGATTTTGATATCAGTCCTTTCCAGTTAGGTTATAAATATTTTAAAGCATTCTAA
- a CDS encoding helix-turn-helix domain-containing protein, whose translation MDTFRKYITPGTEADAKQPDWGISILNVGHYIHPAGKKYPDAVHPDAYFFDYSKGRVLSEYQLVYIASGTGTFEAEFIGKVDVQPGTIFFLYPGIWHRFKPDEKNGWSEYWVGFGGSYANHLMKQDCFSAEHPLIYMGFNAEFINIFIQLIDTIKFDGMGSNQLAGCLTIQLLGLVYASALLKLQSSSRKAQIINNIKYSIHENLNSDISPEKLAEKHNVSYAWFRKSFKEITGQSPGQYQLNLKIQKAAKMLLETDLGISDIAYQNGFESEYYFSRLFKSKMSLSPSRYRKEFLNRQVNNSI comes from the coding sequence ATGGACACTTTCCGCAAATACATCACCCCGGGTACCGAAGCTGATGCAAAACAGCCTGATTGGGGAATTTCTATATTAAATGTGGGCCATTATATCCATCCGGCAGGGAAAAAATATCCGGATGCCGTGCATCCCGATGCTTACTTTTTTGATTACTCCAAAGGCAGGGTACTTTCAGAGTATCAGCTAGTTTACATCGCATCAGGTACAGGTACTTTTGAAGCCGAATTTATAGGTAAGGTAGATGTGCAGCCTGGAACCATTTTTTTCCTGTATCCAGGTATCTGGCACCGCTTTAAACCAGATGAAAAAAATGGATGGAGCGAGTATTGGGTAGGGTTTGGCGGAAGTTATGCCAACCACCTCATGAAACAGGATTGTTTTAGTGCAGAACACCCATTAATTTACATGGGTTTTAATGCCGAATTTATTAATATTTTTATCCAGTTGATTGATACCATTAAGTTTGATGGAATGGGGAGCAACCAATTGGCAGGCTGTTTAACCATTCAGCTTTTAGGGCTTGTATATGCATCTGCACTTTTAAAATTACAATCGAGCAGCCGCAAGGCACAAATTATCAATAACATTAAATACAGCATTCACGAAAACCTGAATAGTGATATTTCTCCCGAAAAACTTGCCGAAAAACATAATGTAAGTTATGCCTGGTTTAGAAAATCATTTAAAGAAATTACGGGTCAGTCGCCCGGCCAATATCAATTAAACCTCAAAATACAAAAAGCGGCAAAAATGCTGCTCGAAACTGATCTCGGTATTTCTGATATTGCCTACCAAAATGGCTTTGAATCTGAATATTATTTTTCCAGGTTATTCAAATCAAAGATGAGTCTTTCGCCATCAAGATATAGAAAGGAATTTTTAAACAGGCAGGTCAATAATTCCATTTGA
- a CDS encoding tyrosinase family protein, whose translation MKSTLKVRRSIQNIYNDFNNGKPEELEKLIVAWQFIKALPADHPNSFMTLGGFHGEPFVGRGAYDGSYWGGYCNHGNILFPTWHRVYLHKLEKALQSVPGCESVMLPYWDQTYKITKPDGSKEFLGVPPVLTDEYFTFSNNVTIPNPLKSFVLPVALHDYVEVSSYSKPQGYETVRYPLSGLVGRPTDRAAAELNNSAYYIPGTNTINVKLTTQLLNDNVIGWLSGTVEIPGQFNPNNPLTPVGKFRGGVYDSYKKSLDAPCYTVFSNNTSRSEWNDPKYNNINAQSLESPHGSIHLSVGGVNMPGQDANPNSPNPNVPSNANGDMGENETAGLDPIFFFHHCNVDRIFWMWQKKHNSTTNLDLSVPGFPADQQYPGTNNEGQQPPVGYEPSEQLTMDSPLFPFKMVENGQERYFRSSDVFDIENQLGFTYESLSLDDTDQASALKLQASAPQEVHKSDKVLTINGINRAKINGSFVLSAYATIDGIRHFLGAEPVLSRWRVVACKNCLTHLEVSASFTLYQFTEDEIARAIFDVQINGRSGNETEFAKFTVANQANANKLLTARAPGNMMLMADSLGKGLVAEAPMLMNSSAFNMQVS comes from the coding sequence ATGAAATCAACACTAAAAGTACGCAGGTCGATTCAAAACATTTACAACGATTTTAATAACGGCAAGCCCGAAGAGCTGGAAAAGCTTATAGTAGCCTGGCAGTTTATCAAGGCATTGCCAGCTGATCATCCCAATTCATTTATGACGCTAGGTGGTTTCCACGGGGAGCCTTTTGTAGGCCGCGGCGCTTATGATGGCAGCTATTGGGGAGGTTATTGCAACCATGGCAATATACTTTTCCCTACCTGGCACCGGGTGTACCTGCATAAACTGGAAAAAGCGCTACAAAGCGTTCCCGGCTGCGAAAGCGTAATGCTCCCTTACTGGGACCAAACCTATAAAATTACTAAGCCGGATGGCAGCAAAGAGTTTTTAGGTGTACCGCCCGTTCTTACCGATGAATATTTCACTTTTTCGAATAATGTAACCATCCCTAATCCTTTAAAATCTTTTGTATTGCCAGTGGCTTTGCATGATTATGTGGAAGTAAGTTCTTATTCCAAACCTCAGGGTTACGAAACTGTAAGATATCCGTTATCAGGCCTGGTGGGCCGACCTACCGACCGTGCAGCAGCCGAACTTAATAACAGTGCCTATTATATACCGGGCACCAATACCATCAACGTAAAGCTGACCACTCAATTATTGAACGATAATGTGATCGGCTGGCTGAGTGGTACAGTAGAAATACCAGGTCAGTTTAACCCCAACAATCCACTCACACCCGTAGGCAAGTTCAGGGGTGGTGTGTACGACAGTTATAAAAAAAGCCTCGATGCACCTTGCTATACGGTATTCTCTAACAATACTTCCCGCAGCGAGTGGAACGATCCCAAATACAATAATATTAATGCACAATCGCTTGAATCGCCACATGGCAGTATCCACCTTTCGGTAGGCGGCGTTAATATGCCCGGACAGGATGCCAACCCCAACTCTCCAAATCCCAATGTACCATCAAACGCTAACGGCGATATGGGCGAAAACGAAACTGCAGGCCTCGACCCGATTTTCTTCTTCCACCATTGCAATGTAGACCGCATATTCTGGATGTGGCAGAAAAAACACAATTCTACCACCAATCTTGACCTTTCGGTACCGGGCTTCCCTGCCGACCAGCAATATCCTGGGACCAATAACGAAGGGCAGCAACCACCTGTAGGCTACGAACCGAGCGAGCAGCTGACCATGGATTCGCCACTTTTCCCTTTTAAAATGGTGGAGAACGGGCAAGAACGCTATTTCCGCTCGAGCGATGTTTTCGACATAGAGAACCAGCTGGGCTTTACTTACGAGAGCCTCTCACTTGATGATACTGACCAGGCAAGTGCTTTGAAACTGCAAGCATCTGCCCCACAGGAAGTACACAAAAGCGATAAGGTGCTAACCATAAATGGCATCAACCGGGCTAAAATAAATGGTTCATTCGTACTTTCTGCATACGCTACCATAGATGGCATTCGACATTTCCTGGGCGCTGAACCAGTGCTGAGCAGGTGGCGCGTTGTGGCCTGCAAAAACTGTTTAACACACCTCGAAGTATCTGCATCGTTTACGCTCTACCAGTTTACGGAGGATGAAATTGCCAGGGCTATTTTTGATGTACAGATCAACGGAAGATCGGGCAATGAAACGGAATTTGCCAAGTTTACCGTTGCCAACCAGGCAAACGCCAACAAATTGCTCACTGCACGTGCACCCGGTAATATGATGCTGATGGCTGATAGCCTTGGAAAAGGATTGGTTGCAGAGGCACCCATGTTGATGAACAGTTCGGCCTTCAATATGCAGGTTTCATAA
- a CDS encoding flavin monoamine oxidase family protein, translated as MNKNTPLNTGKQPDLKIEVAIIGAGTSGLYTAYRLVTDKKYAASDVQIFDMNDKLGGRLESVIMPGMNFWGELGGMRYLTSQEIVTTLIEGYPLSEPDLSKRIPVLKDKMTPVPFPMGSPAELIMYLRKEHFKQDAWTVAQAAGEKLSTRYYLNDDDFGFSSDQLFNKIIYEVLMADPYVAETYGKKIIKGASIYDYSFELTSIDWDDIKPKLVYNFPNSPYDQRKVNDLGFWNLIKDQVSQEGYEFLANAGGYYSNTINWNSAEAFPYMVGDFTAGTIYKTIEEGYDSIAYAVANAYTDYEGSCIWSKNKLLTFTKTHPLTETHKYQLTFLNLETNTKWNVYANTLVLAMPRKSLELLDQENFFFNVNENSYLNYNIRSVIMEPAFKILMGFQYPWWKDLDIDSGHSITDLPMRQCYYFGTDPETNNSMLLGSYGDMETETFWKALTDDKLLFEVKPAKSASLKELHQLDSVQATKLMVDELMTQLRELHGQEVTIPEPYVTYFRDWTDEPFGAGYHAWKAGYSVESVMPYMRKPVDDEQIHIIGEAYSDQQGWVEGAFCVAEKMLQDYFGLDRPVWLDPKYYLGW; from the coding sequence ATGAATAAAAACACACCTTTAAATACAGGGAAACAACCTGATTTAAAAATAGAAGTTGCCATTATCGGCGCCGGAACCTCTGGCTTATATACTGCTTACCGTTTGGTAACGGATAAAAAATATGCCGCCAGCGACGTACAGATCTTTGACATGAACGATAAGCTGGGCGGAAGGTTAGAATCGGTAATTATGCCAGGCATGAATTTCTGGGGCGAGCTGGGTGGCATGCGTTACCTCACTTCGCAGGAAATTGTAACCACTTTAATTGAAGGTTACCCGCTTTCGGAGCCAGATTTATCGAAACGCATACCAGTATTGAAAGATAAAATGACGCCTGTGCCATTTCCTATGGGCAGTCCGGCAGAACTGATTATGTACCTTAGGAAAGAACACTTTAAACAGGATGCCTGGACGGTTGCGCAGGCAGCTGGAGAAAAACTGAGTACCCGCTATTACCTCAACGACGACGATTTCGGTTTCAGTTCAGATCAGTTGTTCAACAAAATTATATATGAAGTTTTAATGGCCGATCCTTATGTGGCAGAAACTTATGGTAAAAAAATAATTAAAGGAGCCTCGATCTACGATTATTCTTTTGAATTAACGAGCATAGACTGGGACGATATTAAACCTAAACTGGTATATAATTTTCCTAATTCGCCTTATGATCAGCGTAAAGTAAACGACTTGGGTTTCTGGAATTTAATTAAAGATCAGGTTTCGCAGGAAGGTTATGAGTTTTTAGCTAATGCGGGTGGCTATTATTCGAATACCATCAACTGGAACTCGGCAGAAGCTTTTCCTTACATGGTGGGCGATTTCACTGCCGGAACGATTTACAAAACCATCGAAGAAGGTTATGATAGCATTGCTTATGCGGTAGCCAATGCCTATACCGATTATGAAGGCAGCTGCATCTGGTCGAAAAATAAACTGCTTACTTTCACCAAAACGCATCCTTTAACAGAAACGCATAAATACCAGCTCACTTTTTTAAACCTCGAAACCAATACCAAATGGAATGTGTATGCGAATACACTGGTATTGGCGATGCCGAGAAAATCGCTGGAGTTGCTGGATCAGGAGAATTTCTTTTTCAATGTGAACGAAAATTCTTACCTCAATTACAATATCCGTTCGGTAATTATGGAGCCTGCTTTTAAAATATTAATGGGTTTCCAGTACCCCTGGTGGAAGGATCTGGACATCGATTCAGGTCACTCGATTACCGATTTACCGATGAGGCAGTGTTATTATTTCGGTACCGATCCGGAAACGAACAATTCGATGCTCTTGGGCAGTTATGGCGATATGGAAACAGAAACTTTCTGGAAGGCTCTTACCGATGATAAATTGCTTTTCGAGGTAAAACCAGCCAAATCGGCATCTTTAAAAGAATTGCACCAGCTGGATAGTGTACAGGCCACTAAACTGATGGTAGATGAATTAATGACCCAGCTGCGTGAGCTGCACGGGCAGGAGGTAACCATCCCAGAGCCTTATGTAACCTATTTCAGGGATTGGACAGATGAACCTTTTGGCGCAGGATACCATGCCTGGAAGGCAGGTTATTCGGTAGAAAGTGTAATGCCATACATGCGTAAACCCGTTGATGATGAGCAGATCCACATTATCGGCGAGGCGTATTCTGATCAGCAGGGCTGGGTAGAAGGTGCATTCTGCGTCGCGGAAAAAATGTTGCAGGATTATTTTGGACTGGACAGGCCGGTGTGGCTGGATCCAAAATATTATTTAGGTTGGTAG
- a CDS encoding serine hydrolase domain-containing protein, with the protein MKKWKFIWIGLLVLTCNNIAWSQSKAQLLSKSLQGLYEKDSLPGMSVVLVDAHKIVYQHNFGYANMEQHTKYSSHSIQNIGSVSKTFIAVALMKAVELGYFNLDADINTILPFKITNPNAPNGIITIRHLSNHSSGIVDNPSVFPNVYHFDTDLAPFDSSAYKVLQELGYRQQVSDSALGRFMYDYLSTEGKYYHQENFGKDAPGLSSSYSNIASALAAYLIEIKSGMPYADFVTKYILKPLGMPHSAWKLNKADLKDYARPYYKRNAAFPYYHFITYPEGGLRTNTLELSKYIMAMIKGYHGDESLLKNSSYKTMFSPQFSANEPPKGISLAKRNKGIFWNLYTNGTIGHDGDDPGVSSFLFFNPKTGLGGIFMCNKYLEDKTAIINLLVQYTDEK; encoded by the coding sequence ATGAAAAAATGGAAGTTTATATGGATAGGTTTGCTTGTATTAACCTGTAATAATATTGCATGGAGTCAAAGCAAAGCACAATTGCTAAGCAAATCACTGCAGGGTTTGTATGAAAAAGATAGTTTGCCCGGTATGTCGGTGGTATTGGTTGATGCCCATAAAATCGTCTACCAGCATAATTTTGGTTATGCCAACATGGAGCAACATACAAAATACAGCAGCCATAGTATACAGAATATCGGTTCGGTAAGTAAAACCTTTATTGCAGTGGCCCTGATGAAAGCTGTAGAACTGGGTTACTTTAACCTCGATGCTGATATCAACACCATACTTCCATTTAAAATTACTAACCCGAATGCCCCCAATGGAATCATTACCATCCGCCACCTTAGCAACCACAGCTCTGGCATTGTAGATAATCCTTCTGTTTTCCCCAATGTATATCATTTTGATACCGATTTAGCCCCTTTTGATAGTTCTGCTTATAAGGTACTACAGGAACTGGGTTACCGGCAACAGGTTAGCGATAGTGCGCTAGGTAGATTTATGTATGACTATTTATCTACTGAAGGAAAATATTACCATCAGGAAAATTTCGGAAAGGATGCTCCGGGACTCTCTTCCAGCTACAGCAACATTGCTTCTGCATTGGCGGCTTATTTAATCGAAATTAAATCTGGTATGCCTTATGCAGATTTTGTTACGAAATACATTTTAAAACCTCTTGGGATGCCCCATTCTGCATGGAAACTGAATAAAGCAGATTTAAAAGATTATGCACGGCCATATTATAAGCGCAATGCCGCATTTCCTTATTATCATTTTATTACCTATCCTGAAGGAGGCTTGCGCACCAATACGCTCGAACTTAGTAAATATATAATGGCCATGATTAAAGGCTACCATGGAGATGAATCTTTGTTAAAAAATTCTTCCTACAAGACTATGTTTAGCCCGCAGTTTTCTGCAAATGAACCACCCAAAGGAATCAGTTTAGCAAAACGCAACAAAGGCATTTTTTGGAACCTGTACACTAATGGTACCATTGGCCACGATGGCGACGACCCTGGTGTGAGTTCTTTTTTATTCTTTAATCCAAAAACAGGGCTCGGTGGAATTTTTATGTGTAATAAATACCTCGAAGATAAAACTGCCATTATTAACTTGCTTGTGCAATACACTGATGAAAAATAA